The DNA sequence ATGAGCCAGCAGATCGGCTATCAACTCCAACGCGCGAGCCTGGGTCAGAGCGGCCTGGTGCGTCACCGGGTTGCGTTGCAGCCGCTGCTGGTGCGCCTGTGCAGCACGCTGGACAAGGTCTATCAGGACAAGCGCGTGCGGGTCGACCTCCAGATTCCACCGAACGCCACCCTGCCGCTGGAGCAAGGCGCCCTCATGGAGCTGCTCGGCAATCTGCTGGAAAACGCCTACCGGCTCTGCCTGCATCAGGTGCGCATCAGCCTGCAAGAAGATGGCGATCGACTGTTGCTCAGCATCGAAGACGACGGCCCCGGTGTGCCCGTCGACCAGCGCGCTCGCATCGTCCGTCGCGGCGAGCGGCTGGACGCCCAGCATCCCGGCCAGGGCATCGGTCTGGCAGTGGTCAAGGACATTCTCGACAGCTACTGCGGCGAGCTCAGGCTCGATGATTCCAGCCTTGGCGGCGCTGCGTTCCGGCTGCGGTTGCCACTCGAATAAGCCGATGAAGGACATCCCGATGGCTGCCCGCTTGCCGTGGCTGCTGCTAAAGTTCGGCTTCGCCATCTACGGACGCTTCACATGTCACCGGACGACAGCAAGAAACTGGTTCGCAAGCACATAGACCTGACCTGGAACCGCGGCCACATTGCCCTGGCCGAGCAGCTGCACAGCAAGGATTTTCTCTACAAAAGCTCCTTTGTTGACCACCCCATGGCCAGCGCCGAGCTCGCGATTATGGTCACCCAGATTCGCGCAGCCATGCCCGATCTCGAAGTGGTGATCGAGGAATGCGTCGCAGAGGGCGACAAGGTCGTTACCTGGAGCACGCTGATCGGCACCATCGAGAATCCGGCGCTCGGCTATCCGCCGAGCGACAAGGTTCTGAGCATTTCGGCCATGGCGTTCTGGACCCTGACCCCTAGCGGGCAGATTCGCAGTATCTGCACTATGTTCGACATGGAGAGCTTTCGCTCTCAGCTGGGTCTGCCGACTCGCACCTATGCTGAGAAAGCCTTGCCATGACGAATCGCCGAAACGAGCAGCAGCCTTAAACGGAAGTTGCAATTCTTACTGTAAGTGGTTGGCAAGCACTTCCGTACTTAGCGTGACTCACCACAACCAACCCAACCACAGCAAAGCCACCAGCAGCCAAGTGCTTACGGCGAGCGTGCCGGTACTCCAAATACGGTTACAGCGTCTTTCCCGCTGCCGCCAACGGGGTTGGTCAGGGTCGACATTTGGCACCCTCAGCGGTGGCCGCTGCAGCAGTCGCTTGAGCCAAAGCGAAATCACCAGCGCCGGATTCGGCAGCGCGGTCAGCCGGGCCGGCACCTTCCAACCGAATTTCAGCGCCACCCCGGCCAAGGCCATTGCCAGCAGCAACGGCCATGACGCAGCCCAGATGCCACTCGAATACAAGCCGTGCAGCATGGGTTCGCGCAAGGCAGGCCAGAGCCAGGGCAGCAGCAGTGCCAGACTGCTTAGCAAGGCCCAAGGCAGAAGTTGGGGCAAAGGGGGGCGTGAGGCCGGCGCATCACGCGCATCACGGCGCAGCAGCCACAGCGCGCGGATCAGCAACAGAGCGGTGGTCAGGCTGCCAAGGCTCAGCCAGACCAGCCAGGACTCGAACGCCCCGCCGTGCCAGACCTCCTTCAGCGCCGTCTTGACCGCGCCACCGCTGGTCAATGGCAAGCCGATGATCGCCAGCGCCGGTAATGTCAGCAGCAGCCAGCCGATACGCGGCAGGCGTCCTGCGTGGATCAAGCCTGCAGAAAGAAACAGCGCCCCCTTGGCCAACCCGTGATGCACGCCGTAGAGCATCAGGACGACCGTCAGCGCCTGCGTTTGCTGCGGATGCCGCCAGGCCAGTGCCAGAATCATCAGCAGGTAACCCATCTGACTGACCGAAGAATAAGCCAGCACCGCCTTGGCCTTGTCGCTGGTCAGCCCCAGCAGCGCTGGATAGAGAGCGCCGAAGATGCCGATGGCAAGCAGCACATCCGCCCAGTTCGACAGCAGCGGATCACCCTCCGGCAGGCAGCGCCACAGGCCGAGAAAGCCCGCCTTGAGCATCGCCCCGGAAAGCACCGCACTGGCGGGCGCCGGTGCCGCTGGGTGTGCCAGCGGCAGCCACACGTGCAGCGGCCAGAACCCGGCTTTCAGGCCGAGGCCGATCAGCAATAGCAGCAGCGTCAGGCCGTCGATGGGCAACGCTCGCCAGGCGGCAAAGGCGAAATCGCCGCCGGCGGCCTGGCTGCGCAGCATCAGCGCAGCCAGCAGGGCCATCTCGCCACAGATCGCCAGTTGCAGATACAGGCGCCCAGCGCGGCGTGGGCCTGGGCCGCGCCGATGCACGATCAGCCCGTAGGCGGAAAGACTCATGACGCTGAAGCCAAGGTAGAAACTCAACGCATCGGTGGCGATGATCAGCAACAGATTGCCGGACAGTGCCAGCGACCAGAACGTCCAGAAGTGCCGGCGTTTGGGATCGTCCCGCTGGCTGCTGCTGGCGAACACTCCGGCGCAACCCCAAAGCAATGCGGTGAAGCCCAGCCAGGCGCGGGTCAATTCGTCATCCGCACCCCAGCGCACGCCCTCCCAGAGCATCGGCAGATCCAGTGCCGGCATCGGCCAGATGACCATCGCCAACGCCGGCAAGCAACCGAGCCAAAGCCAGCCGGCTGCACGCTCGCGGAACAGCAGCAGCGAGCCGACCAGCAAGGGTGCCAGCAAGACGAGCAGCCAGAGCCCACTCATATTTCGAATTCCCTATCGACGATCAGCTGCGCCCAGCCCAGTGGGCTCAACGCGGTGCCGGCCAGCAAACCGACCAGCAACGCCAGCAGCGCGGTGAACAACGCCGGCAGCAGCAACATCCAGTGCGTCTCCCAACGCTCCTCGCGCCAGTTGTCTTCATGCCAGTCGGCCGGTTCGGCGAACCAGCCGCGCCACAACAACGGCAGAAAATAACCGGCGTTGAGCAGCGCCGAGCCCATCAGCACCAGCAATACCCAGTCCTGGCCGACTTCCAGCGCGCCCATGCCCAGCGCCCATTTGCTGACGAAACCGGCAATCGGTGGGATCCCTATCATCCCCAGCGCTCCGATGCTGAATGCAGTCATGGTCAAGGGCATGCGTCGACCAACGCCGTTCATCTCGCGGATGCGATGAATGCCCAAGGTTTCGGCAAAGTTGCCAGCGCAATAGAACAACGTGACCTTCATCAGGCCTTGGTGCACCAGATGCGCCAGCCCACCGACCGCCGCGATCGGCCCGAGCAGCGCCACGCCAAGGGTCACGTAAGACACCTGACTGATGGTCGAGTAGGCCAGGCGCTTCTTCAGTTCCTGTTGCTGCAGCGCACGCAGCGAGCCGTAGAGAATGGTCGCCGCGGCAAGCCACAGCAGCGGCCCGGCCATGTCCAGCCGGGACAGCGCCTCGGCGCCGAACACGTCGTAGACCACCCGAATGATGCCGAAGGCACCGGCCTTGACCACTGCCACCGCATGCAGCAGCGCACTGACCGGCGCCGGCGCCACCATCGCCTTCGGCAACCAGCCGTGCAGTGGAATCAGCGCCGCCTTGACTCCGAGCCCGGCGATGAGCAGGACGAAAGCCACACGCAGCGCCAGGTCCTGCTCGCCGACCTGTTCCAGTAGATACCCGCCAGGCTGGAAATCCGGCCCGCCCGCCAGGCCGTGCAGCAGCGCCACGCCCATCAGCACCAGTGCTCCGCCGCCCACGGTATAGGCCAGATAGACACGCCCGGCACGCAGCGCCTCGGGCGTACCGCGATGCACCACCAGCGGAAAGGTCGCCAGGGTCAGCATTTCGTAGAACAGCAGGAAGCTGACCAGATTGCCCGCCAGCGCCAATCCAACGGTAGCGCTGACACAAAGACTGAAATAGCCGAAAAAGCGCGAACGAAGCGGCGAGTTTTCCAGATAGCCGATGGCATAAACGGTCGTCGCCATCCACAGTACCGAAGACAGCGCGACGAACAGCAGCGACAGCGCATCGCCCTGCAGCACCAAGGGCGCGCCGGGCAGGAACGGCAGGCTGAAGCGGAACTCCAGGCCGCGGCTGACGCCGTAGATCATTGCTCCTACCAACAGCAGCTTGACGCCCACGCCCAGCAAGTTGAGCGCCACACGGGTGCGCTGCTGATCCTCGCGCAACGTGAAGATGATCAGCCCCGGTAGCAATGAGCTGAGTACGATGGCCAACGGCAGCCAGCTGGTCCAAGTCATCGGCCCACCCCGCCAAGCCAGAGCAGCAGGGGTTCGCTGATCAACGCCAGGCTCAAGGCCAGCAGCGCCGGCAGCATGGCCAGCCACTGCGCGAGGCGGTCCGGCACGACGCTGGGCGGATTCGGCCGGGCACGATCGAAGCCCAGCGCCACCACACGAAATACGTAGGCAGCGGACATCAGCGTGCCCAGCAGCACGCCGAATGCCCAAGGCCAGTGCTGCGGCTGCTCGAACAGCGGCTGCAGCAACAGCCACTTGGCGAGAAAGCCACCGCTGGGCGGCAAACCGATCAGGCTGCCACCGGCCACCGCGAAGGCCGCCATCGCCACCGGCATGTTCTGGCTGGCGCCTTTCAACGCACGCACCCGACGCGTGCCGAGTACCCGCTGCAATTCGCCAGCGGCGAGAAACATCGAAACCTTGGCCAGGCCATGGGCGATGACGAACAGCCACAGCGCGGCGGTCATGCGCGGTTCCTGCCAGTGCAGCAGCAGACCCAGCGCCAACAAGGCGTAACCCAGTTGCGCGACCGTCGAATAGGCCACCAGCACCTTCAAGCGCGGCGCGCGCAGAGCCGACCAGCCGCCAGACAGCAACGCCAGGATGCCCGCCGCGGCAAACAGCACGCCGGCCTGGCGACCCAGTTCGGGCGGCGCGATCTGGGTCCAGACCAGCCAGAGAATGTAGATCGGCCCCTTGACCACCAGCGCCGAGAGCAGCGCGCTGACCGCCGTCGGCGCGCCGGAATGCGCCGGCGGCAGCCACAGGTGCAGCGGCCACAGCGCCGCTTTCAACATCAACCCAACACTCATCAACAGCAGCGCCAGCCGGGTGCTGGCATCCACTTCGGCCAGTTCCGCCAGCAGCAGAATGTCGAGCACACCGTAGCGGCCATACAACAGCGCGACGCCGAACAGATAGGCAAGCGATCCGGCCAGCGACAGCATCAAGTAATTGAACGCCGGGCGGTAAGCCTTGCGCCCGGCCAGCGCCACCAGCGCAACCGCCGTGAGGCTGAGCAGTTCGAGGGTGACGTAGAGGTTGAACAGATCGGCCGACAGCCACAGCGCGACCAGCGCGGCGTGCAGCAGGCAGGATAAGGGCCAGTAATCCTCATTGCCGGTGGCGTGCGGGCTGCGCGCGG is a window from the Pseudomonas sp. MTM4 genome containing:
- a CDS encoding ketosteroid isomerase-related protein, with amino-acid sequence MSPDDSKKLVRKHIDLTWNRGHIALAEQLHSKDFLYKSSFVDHPMASAELAIMVTQIRAAMPDLEVVIEECVAEGDKVVTWSTLIGTIENPALGYPPSDKVLSISAMAFWTLTPSGQIRSICTMFDMESFRSQLGLPTRTYAEKALP
- a CDS encoding complex I subunit 5 family protein, whose translation is MSGLWLLVLLAPLLVGSLLLFRERAAGWLWLGCLPALAMVIWPMPALDLPMLWEGVRWGADDELTRAWLGFTALLWGCAGVFASSSQRDDPKRRHFWTFWSLALSGNLLLIIATDALSFYLGFSVMSLSAYGLIVHRRGPGPRRAGRLYLQLAICGEMALLAALMLRSQAAGGDFAFAAWRALPIDGLTLLLLLIGLGLKAGFWPLHVWLPLAHPAAPAPASAVLSGAMLKAGFLGLWRCLPEGDPLLSNWADVLLAIGIFGALYPALLGLTSDKAKAVLAYSSVSQMGYLLMILALAWRHPQQTQALTVVLMLYGVHHGLAKGALFLSAGLIHAGRLPRIGWLLLTLPALAIIGLPLTSGGAVKTALKEVWHGGAFESWLVWLSLGSLTTALLLIRALWLLRRDARDAPASRPPLPQLLPWALLSSLALLLPWLWPALREPMLHGLYSSGIWAASWPLLLAMALAGVALKFGWKVPARLTALPNPALVISLWLKRLLQRPPLRVPNVDPDQPRWRQRERRCNRIWSTGTLAVSTWLLVALLWLGWLW
- a CDS encoding complex I subunit 5 family protein, with translation MTWTSWLPLAIVLSSLLPGLIIFTLREDQQRTRVALNLLGVGVKLLLVGAMIYGVSRGLEFRFSLPFLPGAPLVLQGDALSLLFVALSSVLWMATTVYAIGYLENSPLRSRFFGYFSLCVSATVGLALAGNLVSFLLFYEMLTLATFPLVVHRGTPEALRAGRVYLAYTVGGGALVLMGVALLHGLAGGPDFQPGGYLLEQVGEQDLALRVAFVLLIAGLGVKAALIPLHGWLPKAMVAPAPVSALLHAVAVVKAGAFGIIRVVYDVFGAEALSRLDMAGPLLWLAAATILYGSLRALQQQELKKRLAYSTISQVSYVTLGVALLGPIAAVGGLAHLVHQGLMKVTLFYCAGNFAETLGIHRIREMNGVGRRMPLTMTAFSIGALGMIGIPPIAGFVSKWALGMGALEVGQDWVLLVLMGSALLNAGYFLPLLWRGWFAEPADWHEDNWREERWETHWMLLLPALFTALLALLVGLLAGTALSPLGWAQLIVDREFEI
- a CDS encoding complex I subunit 5 family protein; translation: MTPALTLALVSLTLPLLGGLFLLGIQPRRKGLCVIAITFTSLLAAAAALHHVMQVGPQLLNIGGWDTPLAIRFQLTPLTALLMLFTAGLHLLVALYAARSPHATGNEDYWPLSCLLHAALVALWLSADLFNLYVTLELLSLTAVALVALAGRKAYRPAFNYLMLSLAGSLAYLFGVALLYGRYGVLDILLLAELAEVDASTRLALLLMSVGLMLKAALWPLHLWLPPAHSGAPTAVSALLSALVVKGPIYILWLVWTQIAPPELGRQAGVLFAAAGILALLSGGWSALRAPRLKVLVAYSTVAQLGYALLALGLLLHWQEPRMTAALWLFVIAHGLAKVSMFLAAGELQRVLGTRRVRALKGASQNMPVAMAAFAVAGGSLIGLPPSGGFLAKWLLLQPLFEQPQHWPWAFGVLLGTLMSAAYVFRVVALGFDRARPNPPSVVPDRLAQWLAMLPALLALSLALISEPLLLWLGGVGR